The Pseudomonas baetica genome includes a region encoding these proteins:
- a CDS encoding methyl-accepting chemotaxis protein, translating to MTKAKTGKPAEGSRSRSQIIVLFIALIVFIMLLFANFAYLNTQANYDKQYIGHAGELRVLSQRIAKNATEAAAGKAAAFKLLSDARNDFAQRWGYLKKGDPATGLPPAPATVRPEMRAVQLDWERLLKNTDAILSSEQTVLSLHQVAATLAETVPQLQIEYEKVVEILLQRGAPAAQVAMAQRQSLLAERILGAVNTVLAGDENSLQAADAFGRDATRFGQVLNGMLQGNPALKISQVEDRDARARLSEISELFQFVSGSVDEILETSPELFKVRESASNIFSLSQTLLDEASHLATGFENLAGGRNTDTIGGYVLGLLALASIILIGLVMVRETNRQLRETAGKNERNQNAIMRLLDEIEDLADGDLTVTASVTEDFTGTIADSINYSVDQLRDLVATINLTAGQVAAAVQETQATAMHLAQASEHQAQQISEASTAINDMAQSIDQVSANAAESSAVAERSVEIANKGNEVVHNTIHGMDNIREQIQDTAKRIKRLGESSQEIGDIVSLIDDIADQTNILALNAAIQASMAGDAGRGFAVVADEVQRLAERSSAATRQIETLVRAIQTDTNEAVISMEQTTTEVVRGARLAQDAGVALEEIEGVSKTLAALIQSISNAAQQQTTSAGQISLTMNVIQQITSQTSSGSTATAESIGNLTKMASQLRRSVSGFTLPAATDKA from the coding sequence ATGACAAAAGCAAAAACAGGCAAGCCGGCGGAAGGATCGCGCAGTCGCTCGCAGATCATCGTGCTGTTTATCGCACTGATCGTGTTCATCATGCTGCTGTTCGCCAACTTCGCTTACCTCAACACCCAGGCGAATTACGACAAACAGTACATCGGCCATGCCGGTGAGCTGCGCGTGCTCTCGCAACGCATCGCCAAGAACGCCACCGAAGCCGCCGCCGGCAAGGCTGCGGCGTTCAAGTTGCTCAGCGATGCGCGCAACGATTTCGCCCAGCGCTGGGGTTATCTGAAGAAGGGCGACCCGGCCACCGGCCTGCCGCCAGCGCCGGCCACCGTGCGCCCGGAAATGCGCGCCGTGCAGCTCGATTGGGAACGCCTGCTGAAAAACACCGACGCCATTCTCTCCAGCGAACAGACCGTGCTGTCGCTGCATCAGGTTGCCGCGACGCTGGCCGAAACCGTGCCGCAGTTGCAGATCGAATACGAAAAAGTCGTCGAGATTCTTCTCCAGCGGGGTGCACCAGCGGCGCAAGTGGCGATGGCCCAGCGTCAATCGCTGCTCGCCGAACGCATCCTCGGTGCGGTCAACACCGTGCTGGCCGGCGATGAAAACTCGCTGCAAGCCGCCGATGCCTTTGGCCGTGATGCCACGCGGTTTGGTCAGGTGCTTAACGGCATGCTTCAGGGCAATCCGGCGCTGAAGATCAGCCAGGTCGAAGACCGCGATGCCCGTGCGCGGCTGAGCGAAATTTCCGAGCTGTTCCAGTTCGTTTCCGGCTCCGTCGATGAAATCCTCGAGACCTCGCCGGAACTGTTCAAGGTTCGCGAATCCGCCAGCAATATCTTCAGCCTCTCGCAAACCCTGCTCGACGAAGCCTCGCACCTGGCCACCGGTTTCGAAAACCTTGCCGGCGGGCGCAACACCGACACCATCGGCGGTTATGTGCTGGGCCTGCTGGCGCTGGCCTCGATCATCCTCATCGGTCTGGTCATGGTTCGCGAAACCAATCGGCAGTTGCGCGAGACCGCCGGGAAGAACGAACGCAACCAGAACGCGATCATGCGTCTGCTCGACGAAATCGAGGATCTGGCCGACGGTGACCTCACAGTGACCGCCTCGGTAACCGAAGACTTCACCGGCACCATTGCTGACTCGATCAACTATTCCGTCGACCAATTGCGCGACCTGGTGGCGACCATCAACCTCACCGCCGGCCAGGTCGCCGCGGCCGTGCAGGAAACCCAGGCCACCGCCATGCACCTGGCCCAGGCCTCGGAGCATCAGGCCCAGCAGATTTCCGAAGCCTCGACGGCGATCAACGACATGGCTCAATCCATCGATCAGGTCTCGGCGAACGCTGCCGAATCCTCGGCTGTGGCCGAGCGGTCGGTAGAGATCGCCAACAAAGGCAACGAGGTGGTGCACAACACCATCCACGGCATGGACAACATTCGCGAGCAGATTCAGGACACCGCCAAACGCATCAAGCGCCTCGGCGAGTCGTCCCAGGAAATCGGCGACATCGTCAGCCTGATCGACGACATTGCCGACCAGACCAACATCCTCGCCCTCAACGCCGCGATTCAGGCGTCGATGGCTGGCGATGCCGGGCGTGGTTTTGCCGTGGTTGCCGACGAAGTGCAGCGGCTGGCCGAGCGCTCGTCCGCCGCTACCCGGCAGATCGAAACCCTGGTGCGGGCGATCCAGACCGACACCAACGAGGCCGTCATTTCCATGGAACAGACCACCACCGAAGTGGTGCGTGGCGCGCGACTGGCGCAGGATGCCGGGGTGGCCCTGGAAGAAATCGAAGGCGTATCGAAGACCCTCGCGGCGCTGATTCAAAGCATCTCCAACGCAGCGCAGCAGCAGACGACTTCCGCCGGGCAGATCTCGCTGACGATGAACGTGATCCAGCAGATCACCTCGCAGACCTCGTCCGGCTCTACGGCCACCGCCGAGAGCATCGGCAACCTGACGAAAATGGCCAGTCAGTTACGGCGTTCGGTGTCCGGATTCACCTTGCCGGCGGCGACAGATAAAGCGTGA
- a CDS encoding Hpt domain-containing protein: MGDRHDYVALEWVKGEIAETLKLAHQAIEAVLDDPQAFPGLDECLAYIHQVHGSLQMVEFYGAALLAEEMEHLVEALQQGRVSHRDEALHLLLQALGQLPIYLDRVQSARRDLPLVVLPLLNDLRSARGESLLSETSLFSPQLPELPPLSEEALALLEPAELPNVLRKLRQMLQMALVGLLREQDDQTHLAYLAKVFSRLEALSGDAPLSPLWQVASALVEGMRAGVIANSPALRSLLKDADKELKRLLDQGMRGLNQPPPPELLKSLLFYIAKAEHPTGQMLTMKDHYSLDDALPDSAMVDEERARLAGPDRDAMRSVLAALCEELVRVKERLDLFVRSDRQHTSDLESLLAPLRQIADTLAVLGFGQPRKVIIDQLAVVLSIAQGQREPNDAILMDVAGALLYVEATLAGMVGTVEPESPEDSRLPTTDLTQIHQIVIKEARICLQQAKDMIVDYIDADWDRQHLQPLPELLTQVRGALAMIPLNRAASLVEACNGFIREHLLLDPHEPGWQQLDNLADVITSLEYYLERLSDDPQAPSEQLLDVAQKSLASLGFFPSEQPGEPHVPVLDDVLSPNQARVMQDLQALDDPQFVQSLADVLASPVSAINPPALVTPGSLMPPPANEEPVDDELREVFLEETDEVLDVLHEYLPRWSANPQDRAALTELRRAFHTLKGSGRMVRALILGELAWAVENLLNRVLEQSVEPGTTVAQLLTDTLLLLPELISEFATNRQRQRSDVDQLAARAHALAKGDQPLAAEDVEDVAALDPLLLEIFRNEAETHLASLNRFLDQAAEHVPLPASDELQRALHTLKGSASMAGVLPIAELAAPLDQLAREFKAHQLPLDLDEVELLLEAEGLFRVGLRQLKHDPLAPIVGAQSLIKRTGELLAERLESILNAPSSGLRIKHAPQLINNFLAQGMDILLDAENLLQRWQQHPGERQELSALLDELTTLGEGAHLADLLPVDVLCEALLDLYGAVEESSLAVSDRFFQEAQHAHEALINMLDELAAGQEVTPQPARIRALHELLDESLDPSSMGLIRSDGSRTLSIRELGAATAELSQTGSAREPDDEIVEIFLEEAVDILDSAGQALQRWLSDANNVAPLSSLQRDLHTLKGGARMAEVEAIGDLAQELEGLYEGLADRRYSYSEALGRLLHKSHDRLALLLEQLQNHQPLNPAHELIEAIRQFRQGASGSAETAQPPVDHEGTGHDPELLEIFLEEGFDIIENSGAALLRWQAEPGNRQEVETLLRDLHTLKGGARMVEIGPIGDLAHELEYLYESLSAGTLQASTELFALVQRGHDRLAQMLDAVRAGQPCPPADRLINAIQSFSHPVTPEAPPLLPLPVKTETAPAAAEASADMVKVSAELLDELVNLAGETSIFRGRIEQQVNDAQVALNEMETTIERMRDQLRRLDTETQGRILSRQQVDGERLGYEEFDPLEMDRHSQLQQLSRALFESASDLLDLKETLDRRNHDAENLLQQQGRINTELQEGLMRSRMVPFERMLPRLKRIVRQVAEELNKDVAFVIGNAEGEMDRNVLERMAAPLEHMLRNAVDHGLESVEARLAAGKPAQGTITLDLSREGGDIVFDIRDDGAGVPLEAVRNKAIKRGLLAPDAEISDRDVLQFILQPGFSTAEKITQISGRGVGMDVVHEEVRQLGGSMSIDSVPGQGVHFRIRLPFTVSVNRALMVQCGEDQYAIPLNTIDGIVRVLPNDLDGHFRLDPPSYQYGGQRYELCYLGELLKTSSRPKLLGQSLPLPVLLVQYNDRRIAVQVDAMAGTREIVVKSLGAQFAAVQGVSGATILGDGRVVLILDLLAPIRAMQARVAQYPTVPDIDSEPHKPLLVMVVDDSVTVRKVTSRLLERHGMNVLTAKDGVDAMLLLEEHMPDLMLLDIEMPRMDGFEVATQVRNDERLQHLPIIMITSRTGQKHRDRAMAIGVNDYLGKPYQESVLLESIAHWSKRHA; encoded by the coding sequence ATGGGTGATCGGCACGACTATGTGGCCCTCGAATGGGTCAAAGGCGAAATTGCCGAAACGCTGAAGCTGGCGCATCAGGCGATTGAAGCCGTGCTCGATGATCCGCAGGCCTTTCCCGGGCTGGACGAGTGTCTGGCGTATATCCATCAGGTTCACGGCAGTTTGCAGATGGTCGAGTTCTACGGCGCAGCCTTGCTCGCCGAAGAGATGGAGCATCTGGTCGAAGCCTTGCAGCAAGGTCGCGTCAGCCATCGCGACGAAGCCCTGCACTTGCTGCTGCAAGCCCTCGGGCAATTGCCGATCTACCTCGACCGCGTGCAGAGCGCCCGCCGCGATTTGCCGCTGGTAGTGTTGCCGCTGCTCAACGATCTACGCAGTGCCCGGGGCGAAAGCCTGCTCTCGGAAACCAGCCTGTTCAGTCCGCAATTACCTGAGTTGCCGCCGCTCAGTGAGGAAGCCCTGGCGCTGCTGGAACCGGCGGAACTGCCGAACGTGCTGCGCAAATTACGCCAGATGCTGCAAATGGCGCTGGTCGGTTTGCTGCGCGAACAGGATGACCAGACGCACCTCGCTTATCTGGCGAAAGTCTTCAGCCGTCTCGAAGCGCTAAGCGGCGACGCACCGTTGAGCCCGCTGTGGCAGGTGGCGTCCGCCTTGGTCGAAGGCATGCGCGCAGGCGTGATTGCCAACAGCCCGGCGCTGCGCAGTCTGTTAAAGGACGCCGACAAGGAGCTCAAACGCCTGCTCGACCAAGGCATGCGCGGCCTCAACCAGCCGCCACCGCCGGAGCTGCTCAAAAGCCTGTTGTTCTATATTGCCAAAGCCGAACATCCCACCGGGCAGATGCTGACCATGAAAGATCACTACTCCCTGGACGACGCGTTACCCGACAGCGCGATGGTCGACGAAGAACGCGCGCGCCTGGCCGGCCCCGACCGCGATGCGATGCGCTCGGTGCTCGCGGCATTGTGCGAAGAGCTGGTGCGGGTCAAGGAACGCCTTGATCTGTTTGTGCGCAGCGATCGCCAACATACCTCGGATCTGGAAAGCCTGTTGGCGCCGTTGCGGCAGATCGCCGACACCCTCGCGGTGCTCGGTTTCGGCCAGCCGCGCAAGGTCATCATCGATCAACTGGCGGTGGTCCTGAGCATCGCCCAAGGCCAGCGCGAACCCAACGACGCGATCCTGATGGACGTTGCCGGTGCCTTGCTTTATGTCGAAGCAACACTGGCCGGGATGGTCGGCACCGTCGAGCCGGAAAGCCCGGAAGACTCACGCCTGCCGACCACCGATCTGACGCAGATCCATCAGATCGTGATCAAGGAAGCGCGCATCTGCCTGCAACAGGCCAAGGACATGATCGTCGACTACATCGACGCCGACTGGGATCGCCAGCACCTGCAACCGTTGCCGGAGCTGTTGACCCAAGTGCGGGGGGCGTTGGCGATGATTCCGCTGAACCGTGCGGCCAGTCTCGTTGAAGCGTGCAACGGCTTCATTCGCGAACACCTGCTGCTCGATCCGCACGAACCGGGTTGGCAGCAACTGGACAACCTCGCCGACGTCATCACCAGCCTTGAGTATTACCTTGAACGCCTGAGCGATGACCCGCAGGCGCCCAGCGAACAACTGCTGGATGTCGCGCAGAAGAGCCTCGCCAGTCTCGGTTTCTTTCCCAGCGAGCAGCCCGGCGAGCCACATGTGCCGGTGCTCGACGACGTGCTCAGCCCCAACCAAGCGCGGGTGATGCAAGACCTGCAGGCGCTCGACGACCCGCAATTCGTCCAGTCGCTGGCCGATGTGTTGGCCAGCCCGGTCTCGGCGATCAACCCGCCCGCGCTGGTCACGCCCGGCAGCCTGATGCCGCCGCCGGCCAATGAAGAGCCGGTGGACGATGAACTGCGCGAAGTGTTCCTCGAAGAGACCGACGAGGTCCTCGATGTCCTCCACGAATACCTGCCACGCTGGTCGGCCAATCCGCAGGATCGCGCGGCGCTGACCGAACTGCGCCGCGCCTTTCACACCTTGAAGGGCAGCGGACGCATGGTGCGTGCGCTGATTCTTGGCGAACTGGCGTGGGCTGTGGAAAACCTGCTTAACCGCGTGCTGGAGCAAAGCGTCGAGCCGGGCACGACGGTAGCGCAATTGCTGACCGACACGCTGCTGTTACTGCCGGAACTGATCAGCGAATTCGCCACCAATCGCCAGCGTCAACGCAGCGATGTCGATCAACTCGCCGCTCGCGCCCATGCCTTGGCCAAGGGCGACCAACCGTTGGCGGCCGAAGATGTGGAAGATGTCGCGGCGCTCGATCCGTTGTTGCTGGAGATCTTCCGCAACGAAGCCGAAACCCATCTCGCCAGCCTCAACCGCTTTCTCGATCAAGCCGCCGAACACGTGCCGCTGCCGGCCAGCGATGAATTACAGCGCGCCCTGCATACCCTCAAGGGCAGCGCGTCGATGGCGGGTGTATTGCCGATTGCCGAATTGGCGGCGCCGCTCGATCAACTGGCCCGCGAGTTCAAGGCGCACCAACTGCCGCTCGATCTCGACGAAGTGGAATTGTTGCTCGAAGCCGAGGGCCTGTTCCGCGTCGGCCTGCGTCAGCTCAAGCACGATCCGCTGGCGCCGATCGTCGGCGCGCAGTCACTGATCAAACGCACGGGCGAGCTGCTCGCCGAGCGACTGGAATCGATCCTCAATGCGCCGAGCAGCGGCCTGCGCATCAAGCACGCCCCGCAACTGATCAACAACTTCCTCGCCCAGGGCATGGACATCCTGCTCGATGCGGAAAACCTCTTGCAGCGCTGGCAGCAGCACCCCGGCGAACGCCAGGAACTCAGCGCATTGCTGGATGAATTGACCACCCTCGGCGAAGGTGCGCACCTGGCGGATTTGTTGCCGGTCGATGTGTTGTGCGAAGCCTTGCTCGACCTCTATGGCGCCGTCGAAGAAAGCAGCCTGGCGGTCAGCGACCGGTTTTTCCAGGAAGCGCAGCACGCCCACGAAGCGCTGATCAACATGCTCGACGAACTGGCCGCCGGCCAGGAAGTCACGCCGCAGCCTGCGCGGATTCGGGCGTTGCACGAGCTGCTCGATGAGAGTCTCGATCCGTCGTCGATGGGCCTGATTCGCAGTGACGGTAGCCGCACGTTGAGCATCCGCGAACTGGGTGCCGCGACTGCTGAACTTTCACAAACCGGCTCCGCGCGCGAACCGGACGATGAGATCGTCGAGATCTTCCTCGAAGAGGCGGTGGACATTCTCGACAGCGCCGGGCAAGCCTTGCAGCGTTGGCTGAGCGACGCAAACAATGTTGCGCCGCTGTCGTCGTTACAGCGCGATTTGCACACCCTCAAGGGGGGCGCGCGAATGGCCGAAGTCGAGGCCATTGGGGATCTGGCCCAAGAACTGGAAGGTCTCTACGAAGGTCTGGCGGATCGGCGCTATAGCTACAGCGAAGCGCTTGGTCGCTTGCTGCACAAGAGCCATGACCGTTTGGCGCTGCTGCTTGAACAGTTGCAGAATCATCAGCCGTTGAACCCGGCGCATGAGCTGATCGAGGCAATCCGGCAGTTCCGTCAGGGCGCGTCCGGCAGCGCTGAAACGGCGCAACCGCCCGTTGATCACGAAGGCACCGGGCATGATCCGGAGTTGCTGGAAATCTTCCTCGAAGAAGGTTTCGACATCATCGAAAACTCCGGCGCCGCGTTGTTGCGCTGGCAGGCCGAGCCGGGCAATCGGCAGGAAGTGGAAACCCTGCTGCGCGACCTGCACACGCTCAAGGGCGGCGCGCGGATGGTCGAAATCGGCCCGATCGGCGACCTCGCCCACGAACTCGAATACCTTTACGAAAGTCTCTCCGCCGGGACGTTGCAGGCCTCGACCGAACTGTTTGCGCTGGTGCAGCGCGGCCACGACCGACTGGCGCAGATGCTCGACGCGGTGCGCGCCGGACAACCGTGTCCGCCAGCGGATCGGCTGATCAATGCGATCCAGAGTTTCAGTCATCCGGTCACGCCTGAAGCGCCGCCATTGTTGCCTCTGCCGGTTAAAACCGAGACCGCGCCTGCAGCCGCCGAGGCCAGCGCGGACATGGTCAAGGTCTCCGCCGAACTGCTCGACGAACTGGTCAATCTGGCCGGCGAAACCTCGATCTTCCGTGGCCGCATCGAACAGCAAGTCAATGACGCACAAGTCGCGCTCAATGAGATGGAAACCACCATCGAGCGTATGCGCGACCAGTTGCGCCGGCTCGACACCGAAACCCAGGGGCGCATTCTCAGCCGCCAGCAAGTCGATGGCGAGCGTCTCGGCTACGAGGAATTCGATCCGCTGGAAATGGACCGCCATTCGCAGTTGCAGCAACTGTCGCGGGCGCTGTTCGAATCCGCCTCCGACCTGCTCGACCTCAAGGAAACCCTCGACCGCCGCAACCACGACGCCGAGAACCTGCTGCAACAGCAAGGGCGGATCAACACCGAATTGCAGGAAGGCCTGATGCGCTCGCGCATGGTGCCGTTCGAACGGATGTTGCCGCGCCTCAAACGCATCGTCCGTCAGGTCGCCGAAGAGTTGAACAAAGACGTCGCCTTCGTCATCGGCAACGCTGAGGGCGAAATGGATCGCAACGTGCTGGAGCGCATGGCGGCACCGCTGGAACACATGCTGCGCAACGCCGTCGACCATGGTCTGGAATCTGTCGAGGCGCGGCTGGCGGCGGGCAAACCGGCGCAGGGCACGATCACGCTGGATCTGTCCCGCGAGGGCGGCGACATTGTTTTCGACATCCGCGACGACGGCGCCGGTGTGCCGCTGGAAGCGGTGCGGAACAAGGCGATCAAGCGTGGCTTACTGGCGCCGGACGCCGAGATCAGCGACCGCGATGTGTTGCAGTTTATCCTTCAGCCGGGGTTTTCCACCGCTGAGAAGATCACCCAGATTTCCGGGCGTGGCGTCGGCATGGACGTGGTTCATGAGGAAGTCCGCCAGTTGGGCGGCAGCATGAGTATTGATTCGGTGCCGGGGCAGGGCGTGCATTTCCGCATTCGCCTGCCGTTCACCGTGTCGGTCAACCGCGCGTTGATGGTGCAGTGCGGCGAGGATCAGTATGCGATTCCGCTGAACACTATCGACGGCATCGTCCGCGTCTTGCCGAATGATCTGGACGGGCATTTCCGTCTCGATCCACCGAGCTATCAATACGGCGGCCAACGCTATGAGTTGTGCTATCTGGGCGAACTGCTGAAAACCTCATCGCGGCCAAAACTGCTGGGTCAGAGCCTGCCATTACCGGTGCTGCTGGTACAGTACAACGACCGGCGCATCGCGGTGCAGGTCGACGCCATGGCCGGGACTCGCGAGATCGTGGTGAAAAGCCTCGGCGCGCAATTTGCGGCGGTGCAGGGCGTGTCCGGCGCGACGATTCTTGGCGATGGCCGGGTCGTGCTGATTCTTGATTTACTGGCACCGATCCGCGCGATGCAGGCACGGGTGGCGCAGTATCCGACGGTGCCGGACATCGACAGCGAACCGCACAAACCGTTGCTGGTCATGGTGGTCGACGACTCGGTCACCGTGCGCAAGGTCACCAGCCGTTTGCTCGAACGCCACGGCATGAACGTGCTGACGGCCAAGGATGGCGTCGACGCCATGCTCCTGCTGGAAGAACACATGCCCGACCTGATGCTGCTCGACATCGAAATGCCGCGCATGGACGGCTTCGAAGTGGCCACGCAAGTGCGCAACGACGAACGCCTGCAACACCTGCCGATCATCATGATCACCTCGCGTACCGGGCAAAAACACCGCGACCGCGCCATGGCCATCGGCGTCAACGACTACCTCGGTAAGCCGTATCAGGAATCGGTATTGCTCGAAAGCATTGCCCACTGGAGCAAGAGACATGCATGA
- a CDS encoding chemotaxis protein CheW, with amino-acid sequence MHERRHNARTSQLTGLLLPLADRNLILPNVAVAELIDYQVSAFDLDTPPWYLGRVTWRERQIPLLSFESACGQKVVIGERARIVILNALGGLPQLKFIALLVQGIPRSYKLDSQLSYVDVPLCALEQAAVQVGEQVAKVPDLLALEQLLVEAGLVH; translated from the coding sequence ATGCATGAGCGCCGCCACAATGCGCGCACCAGCCAACTCACCGGCCTGCTGCTGCCGCTGGCGGATCGCAACCTGATCCTGCCCAACGTCGCCGTGGCCGAGCTGATCGACTATCAGGTCAGCGCCTTCGATCTGGACACGCCGCCGTGGTATCTGGGGCGGGTAACCTGGCGTGAGCGGCAGATTCCGTTGCTGAGCTTTGAATCGGCATGCGGGCAGAAAGTCGTGATTGGAGAGCGGGCGCGGATCGTGATTCTCAATGCGCTGGGTGGGCTGCCGCAGCTGAAGTTCATTGCGCTGCTGGTGCAGGGGATTCCACGGTCTTACAAGCTCGACAGTCAGTTGAGCTATGTCGATGTGCCGTTGTGTGCGCTGGAGCAGGCGGCGGTGCAGGTGGGTGAGCAGGTGGCGAAGGTGCCGGATTTGTTGGCACTTGAGCAGTTGTTGGTGGAGGCGGGGCTGGTCCACTGA
- a CDS encoding DUF6124 family protein has product MFKPTPNPPVTDPASPYESPESKKFHEAAERALDHYLGPPTAEIMAAPYKTNKLYMTDPEADTESLLADASETLGSATVMIHNHVAMVEGTHRKTLQGIAQVVMLAELAVNRVLDRLVPTD; this is encoded by the coding sequence ATGTTCAAACCAACGCCAAACCCGCCGGTCACCGACCCGGCATCCCCCTACGAATCGCCCGAATCCAAGAAATTTCACGAAGCCGCCGAGCGCGCGCTCGATCACTACCTCGGCCCGCCAACCGCCGAAATCATGGCCGCACCCTACAAAACCAACAAGCTGTACATGACCGACCCTGAAGCTGATACCGAGTCTCTCCTGGCAGATGCCAGCGAAACCCTCGGCTCGGCCACCGTCATGATCCATAACCATGTGGCAATGGTTGAAGGAACGCACCGCAAAACCCTGCAAGGCATTGCTCAAGTGGTGATGCTGGCGGAGCTGGCAGTTAATCGGGTGCTGGACAGGTTAGTGCCTACGGATTGA
- the mdcA gene encoding malonate decarboxylase subunit alpha, protein MTTTISPDSRWTRRRDEKQRRLDKVRGLADGVVLPTDKIVAALEALIHPGDRVVLEGNNQKQADFLSRSLARADPEKLHDLHMIMPSVGRSEHLDLFERGIARKLDFSFAGTQSLRISQLLEDGLLEIGAIHTYIELYARLVVDLIPNVVLSAGFMADRAGNIYTGPSTEDTPALIEPAAFSDGIVIVQVNQLVDDVSELPRVDIPASWVDFVVVADKPFYIEPLFTRDPRHIKPVHVLMAMMAIRGIYEKHNVQSLNHGIGFNTAAIELILPTYGESLGLKGKICRNWTLNPHPTLIPAIESGWVESVHCFGTELGMENYIAARPDVFFTGRDGSLRSNRMFCQLAGQYAVDLFIGATLQVDGDGHSSTVTRGRLAGFGGAPNMGHDPRGRRHGTPAWLDMRHDDSQQPMLERGKKLVVQMVETFQEGGKPTFVETLDAVEVAKKSGMPLAPIMIYGDDVTHLLTEEGIAYLYKARSLEERQAMIAAVAGVTAIGLRHNPKDTERMRREGLIALPEDLGIRRTDATRELLAAKSVADLVEWSGGLYNPPAKFRSW, encoded by the coding sequence ATGACAACAACAATTTCCCCCGACTCGCGCTGGACGCGGCGGCGTGACGAGAAGCAGCGCCGCCTCGACAAGGTGCGCGGGCTGGCCGACGGTGTGGTGTTGCCCACCGACAAGATCGTCGCCGCGCTCGAAGCGCTGATTCATCCCGGCGACCGTGTGGTGCTTGAAGGCAACAACCAGAAGCAGGCGGATTTCCTCTCCCGCTCGCTGGCCAGGGCCGACCCGGAAAAACTCCACGATCTGCACATGATCATGCCCAGCGTCGGCCGCTCCGAGCACCTCGACCTGTTCGAACGCGGCATCGCTCGCAAGCTCGATTTCTCCTTCGCCGGCACCCAGAGCCTGCGCATCAGCCAGTTGCTCGAAGACGGCCTGCTGGAAATCGGCGCGATCCACACCTACATCGAACTTTACGCCCGCCTTGTGGTGGACCTGATCCCCAACGTCGTGCTCTCGGCCGGGTTCATGGCCGACCGCGCCGGCAACATCTACACCGGACCCAGCACCGAAGACACCCCGGCACTGATCGAACCGGCCGCGTTCAGCGACGGCATCGTCATCGTCCAGGTCAACCAGTTGGTCGATGACGTCAGCGAGTTGCCCCGTGTGGACATTCCTGCGTCGTGGGTCGATTTTGTGGTGGTGGCGGACAAGCCGTTCTACATTGAACCGCTGTTCACCCGCGATCCACGGCACATCAAGCCTGTGCATGTGTTGATGGCGATGATGGCGATTCGCGGCATCTACGAAAAACACAACGTGCAGTCGCTCAATCACGGCATCGGTTTCAACACCGCCGCCATCGAATTGATCCTGCCGACCTACGGCGAGTCTCTTGGCTTGAAGGGCAAGATTTGCCGCAACTGGACGCTCAACCCGCACCCGACATTGATCCCGGCGATCGAGAGCGGCTGGGTCGAAAGCGTGCATTGCTTCGGCACCGAACTGGGCATGGAAAACTACATCGCCGCGCGCCCCGACGTGTTCTTCACCGGCCGCGACGGCTCGCTGCGCTCCAACCGGATGTTCTGCCAACTGGCCGGGCAATACGCGGTGGATCTGTTTATCGGCGCGACGTTGCAGGTCGATGGAGACGGCCATTCTTCCACCGTTACCCGTGGCCGACTCGCCGGTTTCGGTGGCGCGCCGAACATGGGCCACGACCCACGCGGTCGCCGTCACGGCACGCCGGCATGGCTCGATATGCGCCACGACGACTCGCAGCAACCGATGTTGGAGCGCGGCAAGAAACTTGTGGTGCAAATGGTCGAGACCTTCCAGGAGGGCGGCAAACCGACCTTCGTCGAAACCCTCGACGCGGTGGAAGTGGCGAAGAAAAGCGGCATGCCGCTGGCGCCGATCATGATCTACGGTGACGACGTCACCCACCTGCTCACCGAAGAAGGCATCGCCTATCTGTACAAGGCGCGCTCGCTGGAAGAGCGTCAGGCGATGATCGCCGCCGTTGCGGGCGTCACCGCCATCGGCCTGCGCCACAACCCGAAAGACACTGAACGCATGCGCCGCGAAGGCCTGATCGCCTTGCCCGAAGACCTCGGCATCCGCCGCACCGACGCCACCCGCGAACTGCTGGCGGCGAAGAGCGTGGCCGATCTGGTCGAGTGGTCCGGCGGCCTCTACAACCCGCCCGCCAAATTCAGGAGCTGGTAA